A genome region from Streptomyces sp. NBC_01296 includes the following:
- a CDS encoding response regulator transcription factor translates to MSTGTVGRPPTALVIEDDDTIGRHLESGLRGNGYSTTWCRTGSAGLTAAHHDLPDLVLLDLGLPDLDGIDLARRLREDLPELLIVILTARTDEIDVIAGLDAGADDYLVKPFSMTVLLARLRAHLRRRAPSEAQQESEPIRLGDLTVDTAARRVLVAEQEVALRTKEFELLAELARHQGSAVSRETLMARVWDENWFGPTKTLDVTMASLRRRLHTAEATASRTVRLPQITTLRGHGYRLDPAPSL, encoded by the coding sequence ATGAGCACCGGTACCGTAGGGCGCCCGCCCACCGCCCTGGTCATCGAGGACGACGACACCATCGGCCGCCACCTGGAGAGCGGGCTGCGCGGCAACGGCTACAGCACCACCTGGTGCCGTACCGGTTCGGCAGGTCTGACGGCCGCCCACCACGACCTGCCCGACCTCGTCCTGCTCGATCTGGGTCTGCCCGACCTCGACGGGATCGACCTCGCCCGCCGTCTGCGCGAGGACCTGCCGGAACTTCTGATCGTCATCCTCACCGCCCGCACCGACGAGATCGACGTGATCGCCGGACTGGACGCAGGAGCCGACGACTACCTGGTCAAGCCCTTCAGCATGACCGTCCTGCTCGCCCGCCTGCGGGCCCACCTACGCCGCAGAGCTCCCTCCGAGGCACAGCAGGAGAGCGAGCCCATCCGGCTGGGCGACCTCACGGTCGATACGGCGGCCCGGCGCGTGCTGGTCGCCGAGCAGGAAGTTGCCTTGCGGACGAAGGAGTTCGAACTCCTCGCCGAACTCGCCCGGCATCAGGGGAGCGCGGTCTCCCGGGAGACTTTGATGGCGCGGGTGTGGGACGAGAACTGGTTCGGCCCGACCAAGACGCTCGACGTCACCATGGCCTCTCTCCGCCGCCGCCTTCACACGGCGGAGGCCACGGCATCGCGCACCGTCCGCCTCCCGCAGATCACGACACTCCGCGGCCATGGCTATCGACTCGACCCGGCGCCTTCTCTATAA
- a CDS encoding sensor histidine kinase, producing MAEPQPIAPGPGFVRIVDGAQRRAGALLRPLARHPRAAGLIRRLAPRSVRTRTTLAACVSVAVVMLAASAVVQMLLRVNLERTVETGAREETQAVSHLAASGRLTAQLPLGPGTDFIQVVDAHGKVVAQSQNLTGRPALAPTGTHEGHRTYNLDALGEEHDQRVTTATAATPTGPVSIHVGASLRTADTAEDITTAALAGLSTLLLLTVGALTWRTTGRALRPVEAIRAEVAAISDRDLDRRVPAPRGDDEIARLAETMNAMLERLEAAGIRQRRFIADASHELRSPLAVLRTQLEIAHTHPDPKVRDTLLEGALQDTERLQALSADLLLLARLDATGQSRPGEPVDLTELVRATVAGRSTDPHAIALHTSGDIIVSGNALWLGRLLTNLLDNAQRHARHSVTVQLTIDPVTGNAVLDVTNDGPPIAAADREKIFERFTRLDDARSRDDGGTGLGLSIALDIAALHGGTITVQDTSDGTTFRTRLIAYLRG from the coding sequence GTGGCTGAGCCGCAGCCGATCGCGCCCGGGCCCGGTTTCGTGAGGATCGTCGACGGCGCACAGCGCCGGGCCGGTGCCCTGCTGCGCCCGCTGGCTCGTCATCCCCGGGCGGCCGGCCTGATCCGGCGGCTGGCGCCGCGCTCGGTCCGTACCCGTACCACTCTCGCCGCGTGTGTGAGCGTCGCCGTCGTCATGCTCGCCGCGTCGGCCGTCGTCCAGATGCTGTTGCGCGTCAACCTGGAACGCACCGTAGAAACCGGGGCCCGCGAGGAGACCCAGGCCGTCTCGCACCTCGCCGCCAGCGGCCGCCTCACCGCACAGCTGCCGCTCGGCCCCGGAACCGACTTCATCCAGGTCGTCGACGCCCACGGAAAGGTGGTCGCGCAGAGCCAGAACCTCACCGGCCGCCCCGCCCTCGCCCCCACCGGCACCCACGAGGGCCACCGGACGTACAACCTCGACGCCCTCGGCGAGGAGCACGACCAGCGCGTCACCACCGCCACCGCCGCCACCCCCACCGGGCCGGTGAGCATTCACGTCGGCGCCTCGCTGCGCACCGCCGACACGGCAGAGGACATCACGACCGCGGCTCTCGCGGGCCTGAGCACCCTGCTGCTCCTCACCGTCGGCGCCTTGACCTGGCGTACGACCGGCCGGGCGCTGCGGCCGGTCGAAGCCATCCGCGCCGAGGTCGCCGCGATCAGCGACCGCGATCTGGACCGCCGGGTCCCCGCCCCGCGCGGCGACGACGAGATCGCCCGCCTCGCCGAAACCATGAACGCCATGCTGGAACGGCTGGAGGCCGCGGGGATCCGGCAGCGCCGGTTCATCGCCGATGCCTCTCACGAACTGCGCAGCCCCCTCGCGGTACTCCGGACCCAGCTGGAAATCGCGCACACCCACCCCGACCCGAAGGTGCGCGACACCCTGCTGGAGGGCGCCCTCCAGGACACCGAACGCCTCCAAGCGCTCTCCGCCGACCTGCTCCTCCTCGCCCGCCTCGACGCCACCGGGCAGAGCCGTCCCGGCGAACCCGTCGACCTCACCGAACTCGTCCGTGCCACCGTGGCAGGACGTTCGACGGACCCCCATGCGATCGCCCTGCACACTTCCGGCGACATCATCGTCTCCGGCAATGCACTGTGGCTCGGCCGCCTGCTGACCAACCTCCTGGACAATGCCCAGCGCCACGCCCGACACTCCGTCACCGTGCAGCTGACGATAGACCCGGTGACCGGCAACGCAGTCCTGGACGTCACGAACGACGGCCCCCCGATCGCCGCCGCCGACCGTGAGAAGATCTTCGAACGGTTCACACGTCTCGACGACGCCCGCAGCCGTGACGACGGCGGCACCGGTCTCGGCCTGTCCATCGCCCTGGACATCGCTGCTCTCCATGGCGGCACGATCACCGTCCAGGACACATCGGACGGCACCACCTTTCGCACCCGTCTCATCGCCTACCTCCGGGGATAG
- a CDS encoding response regulator transcription factor: MRVLVVEDERRMALALQHGLTAEGFSVDVAHDGLAGFAKATDRTYDVVVLDIMLPGLNGYRVCSRLRACGSNVGILMLTAKDGEWDEAEALDTGADDYLSKPFSFVVLVARLRALARRIGSRAPQRTVLGDLVVDSAARTCSRDGVPIPLTPREFAVLDHLARRAGEAVSKREILDEVWDSNTDSDPNTVEVHVSALRRKIDAPFGRAAVQTVRGAGYRLAADGG, translated from the coding sequence ATGCGTGTACTGGTGGTGGAGGATGAGCGCCGGATGGCCCTGGCGCTTCAGCACGGGCTGACCGCCGAGGGGTTCAGCGTGGACGTCGCCCACGACGGCCTGGCCGGCTTCGCCAAGGCCACCGATCGCACCTACGACGTGGTGGTGCTCGACATCATGCTGCCCGGCCTGAACGGCTACCGTGTGTGCTCGCGTCTACGGGCCTGCGGCAGCAATGTCGGCATCCTCATGCTCACCGCCAAGGACGGCGAGTGGGACGAGGCCGAGGCGCTGGACACTGGTGCCGACGACTACCTGTCCAAGCCCTTCTCCTTCGTGGTGCTCGTCGCCCGCCTGCGGGCACTGGCCCGCCGCATCGGCAGCCGGGCCCCGCAGCGCACCGTGCTGGGCGACCTCGTCGTCGACTCCGCCGCCCGCACCTGCAGCCGCGACGGCGTACCCATCCCCCTCACCCCGCGCGAGTTCGCCGTTCTGGACCACCTCGCCCGACGGGCCGGTGAGGCCGTCTCCAAGCGCGAGATCCTGGACGAGGTCTGGGACAGCAACACGGACAGCGACCCCAACACCGTCGAGGTTCACGTGAGCGCCCTGCGACGCAAGATCGACGCCCCGTTCGGGCGGGCCGCGGTGCAGACCGTCCGCGGCGCCGGATATCGGCTGGCGGCCGACGGTGGCTGA